One bacterium genomic window carries:
- a CDS encoding purine-nucleoside phosphorylase, translated as MSKILRQLDETTNSLKSKISRTPEIGIILGTGLGGLAREIQGDFTIDYSEVPHFVESTVETHHGKLHFGSLGGKYVMAMQGRFHYYEGYTMQEITYPVRVMKAMGCKAMLVSNACGCVNPLYKAGDLMIMDDHINLLGDNPLIGPNEEKLGPRFPDMSEPYSRRLIGIAEKVAMELGCKVHRGTYVAVAGPNLETRAEYRMLRMMGADVVGMSTVPEVIVANHSGMEVFGMSIITDEGFADCLKPASIEHILKNAAEAEPKMTKIMTGLIEQL; from the coding sequence ATGAGCAAGATACTCCGCCAGCTTGACGAAACGACAAACTCGCTCAAGTCCAAAATTTCGAGAACCCCTGAAATTGGTATAATCCTTGGAACGGGATTGGGCGGTTTGGCCCGGGAGATTCAGGGCGATTTTACGATTGATTACAGCGAAGTTCCGCATTTTGTGGAGTCTACCGTGGAAACACACCACGGCAAACTTCACTTTGGTTCGCTTGGTGGCAAATATGTCATGGCCATGCAGGGACGCTTTCACTATTATGAAGGCTACACAATGCAGGAGATTACCTATCCTGTGCGCGTGATGAAAGCGATGGGCTGCAAGGCCATGCTGGTTTCGAATGCTTGCGGCTGTGTCAATCCGCTCTATAAGGCGGGAGATTTGATGATCATGGATGATCATATCAATCTCTTGGGTGATAATCCACTGATTGGTCCAAACGAGGAGAAGCTGGGGCCGAGATTTCCCGACATGAGTGAACCCTATTCACGGAGATTAATCGGAATTGCCGAGAAAGTCGCGATGGAATTGGGTTGCAAGGTTCATCGCGGAACGTATGTGGCTGTAGCTGGACCGAATTTGGAAACACGCGCGGAATACAGAATGCTTAGAATGATGGGCGCGGACGTGGTGGGTATGTCCACCGTTCCCGAAGTCATCGTAGCGAATCACTCGGGAATGGAAGTCTTCGGAATGTCCATTATTACCGATGAAGGATTTGCCGACTGCTTAAAGCCTGCTTCGATTGAACACATTCTGAAGAATGCCGCCGAAGCAGAACCGAAGATGACCAAGATCATGACAGGGTTGATTGAACAACTCTAA
- a CDS encoding TraR/DksA family transcriptional regulator: MATEKKKKADEGTGGAAQKWPDGAKPSHYSPEWMEYFRHLIHERRKEILREIGYLRESSMEQTSDTYSGDSSTYSYHMADQGTDAQEREKAFLFASREGKMLTLLDQAEERMANGTYGYCMETNQPIEFRRLEAIPHAKLSIEAKRRLEEAKNSIE; this comes from the coding sequence ATGGCGACTGAAAAGAAGAAGAAAGCGGACGAGGGCACGGGAGGTGCCGCACAGAAGTGGCCGGACGGTGCCAAGCCGTCCCACTATTCGCCCGAGTGGATGGAGTACTTCCGCCATTTGATCCACGAGCGACGCAAGGAAATCCTTCGGGAAATCGGCTATTTGCGTGAAAGCTCCATGGAGCAAACATCGGACACCTATTCAGGTGATTCTTCCACCTACAGTTATCACATGGCCGATCAGGGCACGGACGCACAGGAACGGGAAAAGGCGTTCCTCTTCGCCAGCCGCGAAGGGAAAATGCTGACACTGCTTGACCAAGCTGAAGAACGCATGGCGAACGGAACGTACGGCTATTGCATGGAGACGAACCAGCCAATCGAGTTTCGTCGTCTTGAAGCAATTCCGCATGCGAAGTTAAGCATTGAAGCCAAACGCCGCCTCGAAGAGGCCAAGAATAGCATAGAATGA
- a CDS encoding DivIVA domain-containing protein has product MSLTPVDIARHEFSRSFRGYDMGEVRGFLEAVASELAQLQVQLSQAGEAARAAEQQLRSFKDMERNLRDAVVTAQQGMTETRQQLEREREAVLAEARLEADRILLEGERHLEQIREQIRGMQVQKDLFVERLRFLHNSHGWVLDLMEKEPPRVTNEQDTPPA; this is encoded by the coding sequence ATGAGCCTCACACCTGTTGACATTGCAAGGCACGAATTCAGTCGCTCCTTCCGAGGCTACGACATGGGTGAAGTGCGGGGATTTCTTGAAGCCGTTGCCTCTGAGCTTGCCCAACTTCAAGTGCAGCTTTCTCAGGCCGGGGAAGCCGCGCGCGCCGCTGAACAGCAGTTGAGGTCCTTCAAGGATATGGAGCGGAATCTGCGTGACGCCGTCGTCACCGCCCAACAGGGTATGACAGAAACCCGGCAGCAGTTGGAACGTGAACGCGAGGCAGTTTTGGCCGAGGCGAGATTGGAAGCCGACCGAATACTTCTCGAAGGTGAGCGGCACTTGGAACAGATTCGAGAGCAAATTCGGGGCATGCAGGTTCAAAAGGACCTGTTTGTGGAGCGGCTGCGATTCCTCCACAACTCTCACGGCTGGGTACTGGATTTAATGGAAAAGGAACCTCCACGAGTAACGAATGAGCAAGATACTCCGCCAGCTTGA
- a CDS encoding YggS family pyridoxal phosphate-dependent enzyme encodes MPSDYVDNYRKVLERIAIACQKSGRRPDEITIIGVTKGHSTEVLSKARALGLTDLGENRVQEANNKYKLKNDFFADNPLRLHMIGHLQSNKVKQAVQLFDTIDSIDSIETARLVNSRSRELGKTIRCLIQVNTSGEVQKSGVSPESTVDFVGQLLGLENINFCGLMTIGRLDGTESHIRACFSRLRELSTEVSKQLKIQTFDVLSMGMSDDFDIAIEEGATEVRLGTAIWGPREQ; translated from the coding sequence ATGCCGTCGGATTATGTGGATAACTATCGCAAAGTACTTGAAAGAATAGCTATTGCTTGCCAAAAATCCGGTCGAAGGCCCGATGAGATCACAATCATCGGGGTTACGAAAGGCCATTCAACCGAAGTTTTGAGCAAAGCGCGTGCCCTCGGCCTGACGGACCTTGGTGAAAATAGGGTCCAGGAAGCTAATAATAAATATAAACTTAAAAACGACTTCTTCGCAGATAACCCGCTCCGACTTCATATGATTGGACATTTGCAATCAAACAAGGTCAAACAGGCGGTTCAATTGTTCGACACAATAGACTCCATCGATAGTATCGAGACAGCAAGACTTGTGAACAGCAGGTCCCGCGAACTGGGCAAGACAATTCGTTGCCTGATACAGGTGAACACATCCGGAGAAGTTCAGAAGTCGGGAGTCAGTCCGGAAAGCACTGTTGACTTTGTCGGACAGCTTCTTGGCTTAGAAAATATTAATTTTTGTGGACTTATGACAATTGGAAGGCTTGACGGCACCGAAAGTCATATCCGCGCCTGTTTCAGCCGCTTGCGCGAGCTTTCAACTGAGGTTTCTAAACAATTAAAAATACAGACTTTTGACGTGCTCTCCATGGGAATGAGTGATGACTTTGACATTGCCATCGAAGAGGGTGCAACGGAAGTTAGACTTGGCACCGCCATTTGGGGACCAAGGGAGCAATGA
- a CDS encoding isoleucine--tRNA ligase produces MLKPVSEKLHLPAVDHEILKLWEERKVFERSISEREGKQDFVFFDGPPGTNGLPHIGHMMQSALKDLWPRYKTMQGYRVLRKAGWDTHGLPIELTADKELGFTSKLDVQKYGEQEYVDYCRTTVFRFKREWEVAIRRIGRFLDLENAYATYEPYYIQSDWWTLKQAWNLELDGEARDRALRLGQSPRYLYKDYRVMAYSPRTGTTLSNFEVAQGYQEVTDLTLFVKFKVVGEENLYLTAWTTTPWTLLSNLAVACGPNIEYSIIERAENDKRLIVATARLEALKPILGDYRVVGTRTGKDLEGMRYEPLFDWLNLPGTRACSVVCDDYVTTEDGTGLVHLANYGEDDFRILRKMEIPVVLTVDANGLVGEHAKPFAGREFREEGLDVDILKYLQAKGLLLGKEKYTHTYPFDYRTKTPLMYFPRPAWFIRATALRDMMLEANQHIGWKPEHVRDGRFGNWLENVQDWNVTRERYWGSPLPVWMTEDGSEAICVESLEELHKLAHESGMDLARDWDPHKPAIDKVILRAKDGREMRRENFVLDSWFNAGLMPWGQFGYPAEPGSEDLFMSQYPADFISEGQDQTRGWFYTLLACSCLIAKAKMVEAKKAGDQKAVGFWSNPVNWSSYKNVICTELVLDSKGQKMSKSLGNVVDPMLLFEKFGADPVRWIFFATNPWLAKRFGEEEIREAVRSVILPLWNCYSFFVTYAVIDEWKPGQAPSERTELDQWILSEYNRLISEVTSNLDQYDVGKASQAILSFLDELTNWYIRRSRRRFWKSESDADKHAAYATLYEVLEGLVRLLAPFLPFITEHIYQNLVRGLDVNAPESVHLSSYPVADERVRNRNLEVQMARVQEAVSLARALREERKLKVRQPLQRMTWVVPEAGAETELAPYVWLVADEINVKEIEIRSNDAGLVTLSAKANFKVLGKKVGARMKEIASLIEQLSKEHIVALDGGNNISVGGVELTPEDVLIRREELEGYAVQSDGHMTIALDTHMTPELVAEGLAREVVHSIQSARKDAGFEITDRISIELATESQELTEALKQFEDYICRETLCLELVLTHGTGDQKAGDYDFGLIVSRRSEESNILTQA; encoded by the coding sequence ATGTTAAAACCCGTATCCGAAAAATTACATTTACCGGCAGTTGACCATGAAATCCTGAAGCTTTGGGAAGAGCGGAAGGTTTTTGAGCGTTCTATTTCTGAGCGTGAAGGGAAGCAGGATTTTGTATTTTTCGACGGGCCTCCGGGGACAAACGGGTTGCCTCATATCGGGCATATGATGCAGTCGGCCTTGAAAGATTTGTGGCCGCGCTACAAGACGATGCAGGGCTATCGCGTACTGCGCAAAGCCGGTTGGGATACGCACGGTTTGCCGATTGAATTGACTGCCGACAAGGAACTTGGATTTACGTCCAAGCTTGATGTGCAGAAATACGGTGAACAAGAGTATGTGGATTATTGCCGCACGACCGTGTTCCGCTTCAAGCGTGAATGGGAAGTTGCGATTCGCCGCATTGGGCGTTTCCTCGATCTTGAGAATGCTTATGCGACCTACGAGCCCTATTACATTCAGTCCGATTGGTGGACTCTGAAACAGGCGTGGAACCTGGAACTTGACGGCGAAGCGCGTGACCGCGCCTTAAGATTGGGTCAATCACCGCGTTATCTCTATAAAGACTATCGAGTGATGGCCTACAGCCCGCGCACGGGAACGACACTGTCGAATTTCGAAGTGGCGCAGGGCTATCAGGAAGTTACTGACCTCACGTTATTTGTGAAATTCAAGGTTGTCGGTGAAGAAAATCTCTACTTGACCGCGTGGACTACCACGCCGTGGACCTTATTGTCAAATCTGGCTGTGGCCTGCGGTCCGAATATTGAGTATTCGATAATCGAGCGTGCGGAAAACGACAAGCGATTAATTGTGGCCACGGCTCGTCTCGAAGCTCTCAAGCCGATACTCGGCGATTATCGAGTGGTCGGCACGAGAACGGGCAAGGATCTGGAGGGAATGAGATACGAGCCGTTGTTTGACTGGCTGAATTTGCCGGGAACTCGCGCTTGTTCTGTCGTTTGCGATGACTATGTGACTACTGAAGACGGTACCGGGCTTGTTCATCTGGCAAATTACGGTGAAGACGACTTCCGGATTCTGCGCAAGATGGAAATTCCGGTGGTGTTGACCGTTGATGCGAACGGACTTGTAGGAGAGCATGCCAAACCGTTTGCCGGACGGGAATTTCGTGAAGAAGGTCTTGACGTTGATATTTTGAAGTATCTGCAAGCTAAAGGTCTTCTGCTCGGCAAGGAAAAGTACACACACACCTATCCGTTTGACTACCGCACGAAAACTCCGTTGATGTACTTCCCGCGTCCGGCGTGGTTTATCCGCGCAACGGCACTGCGCGACATGATGCTCGAGGCGAATCAGCACATCGGCTGGAAACCTGAACATGTGCGCGACGGCAGATTTGGGAATTGGCTTGAAAATGTGCAGGATTGGAACGTTACTCGCGAGCGGTATTGGGGCTCACCGTTGCCCGTGTGGATGACCGAAGACGGCAGCGAAGCAATTTGTGTTGAAAGTCTCGAAGAACTCCATAAGCTTGCACATGAATCCGGTATGGACCTCGCGCGGGATTGGGACCCTCACAAACCTGCTATCGATAAGGTCATTTTGCGTGCTAAAGACGGTCGTGAGATGCGGCGCGAGAATTTCGTTCTGGACAGCTGGTTCAATGCGGGGCTGATGCCGTGGGGACAATTCGGTTATCCCGCCGAGCCCGGTTCGGAAGATCTATTCATGTCGCAGTATCCCGCCGACTTTATCAGCGAAGGTCAGGACCAGACACGCGGCTGGTTTTACACGCTGCTCGCCTGCTCTTGCCTCATCGCAAAAGCCAAGATGGTGGAAGCGAAGAAGGCGGGCGACCAGAAGGCTGTCGGCTTCTGGAGCAACCCGGTCAATTGGTCGAGCTACAAGAACGTGATTTGCACGGAGCTTGTGCTCGACTCGAAGGGACAGAAGATGTCCAAGTCATTGGGCAACGTCGTCGATCCCATGCTGTTGTTCGAAAAATTCGGTGCAGACCCGGTCCGCTGGATCTTTTTCGCGACGAATCCTTGGTTAGCCAAGCGATTCGGTGAGGAGGAGATTCGCGAAGCCGTGCGTTCGGTGATTCTGCCGCTGTGGAATTGTTACAGCTTTTTTGTCACCTATGCAGTGATTGACGAGTGGAAACCTGGCCAAGCACCGTCTGAGCGAACCGAGTTGGATCAGTGGATTCTTTCGGAGTACAACCGTCTGATTTCCGAGGTCACGTCAAACCTTGATCAATACGATGTCGGCAAGGCCTCGCAAGCGATCCTGTCATTTCTTGATGAATTGACGAACTGGTATATTCGCCGTTCGCGGCGCAGATTCTGGAAGTCAGAGAGTGATGCGGACAAGCACGCTGCCTATGCCACTTTATATGAAGTGTTAGAGGGGCTGGTAAGGTTGTTGGCCCCGTTCTTGCCATTTATCACCGAGCACATTTATCAGAATCTCGTGCGCGGATTAGATGTGAATGCACCGGAAAGTGTTCATTTGTCCTCTTACCCAGTGGCGGACGAGCGCGTGCGTAACCGCAATCTCGAGGTTCAGATGGCGCGTGTGCAGGAAGCCGTGTCACTTGCGCGCGCCCTGCGGGAAGAGCGAAAGCTCAAGGTTCGGCAGCCTCTTCAGCGCATGACGTGGGTGGTGCCCGAGGCCGGGGCGGAAACCGAACTTGCTCCTTATGTTTGGCTGGTGGCGGACGAAATAAACGTCAAGGAGATTGAGATTCGCTCCAATGATGCGGGGTTGGTGACACTTTCCGCCAAGGCAAATTTCAAAGTTCTGGGGAAGAAAGTCGGCGCGCGAATGAAGGAAATCGCTTCGCTAATCGAACAGCTGTCAAAAGAGCATATTGTTGCCCTTGACGGCGGGAACAATATCTCGGTTGGCGGCGTGGAATTGACTCCGGAGGACGTTTTGATTCGCCGCGAAGAACTGGAGGGATATGCAGTGCAATCGGACGGCCACATGACTATCGCACTGGACACTCACATGACGCCTGAACTTGTTGCTGAAGGACTTGCGCGGGAGGTGGTTCATTCGATTCAATCAGCGCGTAAGGACGCCGGATTTGAAATAACTGACCGGATTTCGATAGAGCTGGCAACCGAGTCACAGGAACTGACCGAGGCACTTAAACAGTTTGAAGACTATATTTGCCGCGAGACTCTCTGTCTCGAACTTGTACTAACTCACGGGACAGGCGATCAGAAGGCCGGCGACTACGACTTTGGACTGATCGTCTCGCGCCGCAGTGAGGAATCAAACATTTTGACACAGGCTTAA